The Prosthecobacter algae genome includes a region encoding these proteins:
- a CDS encoding beta strand repeat-containing protein — MVSARFRFSSHVFCLLAATFSLIPQWSLRAADGTWIFTTGGSSNWSEAAKWSGTIADGAGFTAFLANANLVTADQTIVLDTSRILGAIRLGDNNSTDRRALTISSSGGTTLTFDNTPNGANASLVQISTSAGDTISAPVVLNSSLDVMNTAPDRTLTISGAISAGTTGLKVITNKGVSSPALTTNPFATNVGTGPVTLSGIISDGLGQVAIVQNSPGNSTLALNGANTFTGGVTLNEGTLTLGNATSLGATSGKLVINSGYLNSSIANLALTTNNPVEINGSFSFFGSQSLNLGTGAVTFSDNINITSNSNQLTLGGNISDGGNGYSLTKTGQGRVYLTGTNTYTGGTTVNAGFLIVNKNAALGGTGRNVAVNYGATLAANYAIDQAFVDRVDTASVGTLALWTNSGGALNLSAFPNMRLGSGNNATYSGTLTPHGTTFRLGGGSSTLTVSSALTGAGNSLEVGIQGSSVGNVTLSGNNTYGGSTTVRGPAVLQLNGNTGRIADTSDLVMAGNGTFRYDNTGATAAISETLGVLRLEVGDSTVLSQRTLAFDSTLTFASFNRSSGATVNFTVGGTGATTALQKVAFASARTAGAFMDAGLFVSGANYAAYDVGGFVRALDYTTDSNTASVGAGATLATGSGKHVNLTGSLSAQTTDSIETLRISNASNVSLASGATLTVSAGGILKSGASTATIDGGTGITVGGGRELVIRADVGADQLNLTSNILSTTGALTKSGAGIVALAGTNAYTGQTTVNAGTLRILGSQALGSGDVALNGGTLDLRANGTLPNNGGTPETFTFGQNVVVGADATIAVNTLAGTSTQANKTIRMGNLSIGGNVLTVTNNNGYGLEFSGTTTLSPGATGNTVLNLATAKPSNLIQALTLSGKVTGSSQLTLRGAGMVQLTNSSNDFVGNILITGGGLAVSSDGALGNAANQVLMTDSNSTSTFRALETFATSRSFTLGNNAATNNIFQVVAGKTFTLNSAFLGNNGFVKSDNGTFEINAANTGWDGTVIVQDGVLKISNSAALGSTVGTTWVNNQETALHLNGGLSGITVADKLYLFSSGLNSTGALLSLTGSGANTVSGDIVLNGTAAIGVEAGSTLNLTSANAITANADLTPSGTITSNTFSLTLTGAGNGTLASPIATGASTLIKMGTGTWTLTGTSTFTGTTLVNNGTLVLSGTTGKIAGGAAVQLSPGATLVLDNRSGHLDNRLGTRGVHFGGNLTILGDASAPTLETITSSNLSTGNTAGVLTLDADPSQSLTLQVNSGSFSRSAQGTALFRGDNLGNTPGAGVATMKATTAPTFVGQTGAAGTASRGILPWAIVDQSITGSGTAFATYDSVRGIIALNAVAGEELGHLQAGTNVALEAGRVGLGAYSINSLNLRSSGGVELNPMQTLNIESGGLLAFTGNSGIQGGLLSTSSNRELIVHGLGDLEIGSVITGTTGGLTKTGAGTLSLTASNLYTGATTVNQGTLKLAGGHQTLLAGQPLNVNTGGTLDLNGTTQMVGALRSLGSTAGETPMTGGIITSTNSSSTLVINETTSTTFAGQITGEVTLIRSNGNTLNLTNENSYTGPTVLNGGVTSLRDGGKITESSSLDLSYGALRFENNFLTDDANRLADDIGITLRGGTLSLYGRGGSMASETVGLVSLAQGSNIITAATGSNNGSLMPQSATLTLSGFTRDADAAATVNFGQSYSGTSSERLGLVASTGGSSENIVVTGGLATTNNIVGPWAIVTNYFNTNAAEFAGYDTAGGVGALNTVGFAGYDGSALPATSQPTQNIRLAASGAVAASGLNINSLNFIGTTATPAPVISFANATDVLNLTSGGLSASMENDVTFTPQIGTTPNQGRITAGGINPGDTTDLFIFYQNKATANLFTINSAIIDNPTNNQAVRLVVWGGVFGQFPVVLNSNLNSYTGGTVVNGQILQIGTAGAAGNLPAGGLTLNGGTVTQINGTIAAQDVTLNGPSVLTLTGSNTLNNVTFNNTGGSTNPAINVGSGTLTLGGNIEVTSSNVSSTATISGGTLSLGGSTRTVDVAAIRYAEAALSPEQAALNISSAITGTGAGLIKTGDGFLQLSGASTFSGGVDLQSGGLVIGASTTGTVTSGPLGTGTLTLGQDTTLTADGTARTVSNAVAVGGDFTLGVRGPAVPAALTLSGAIAWGSSLRTVTVNSGPGTLQTIFGTITGSGGLVKTGIGTLALTGNNTASLDWRAEGAVTVENGSLRINNDNSLGAAPVTATPDNIVLNGGSLSVGANVTLNSNRGIALGEAGGTGTGILDVVNTAETLGYAGIITDNGTGADNLLKTGTGTLLLSGVNTYTGNTTIAAGTLTLGATGSLNDSARISVLTGATFNVNAVSGGFQLQAGQIMEGGGSVTGAISALSGSIIAPGSSVNDAAERLSFGTGLNLASGSTLQLQITTASFTSTNNFGGNAYGSLGYNNYIIANAGGLGNHDQVSITGTLDQATGAKIQVLSLNFTPQNGQIFNLVDWTTAFNSSTNLGPDARFGDLDAGLDLDLPDISGSGLFWDTSHFATLGVVVVVPEPGRAMLLLLGLMALFGTRRRGRLI; from the coding sequence ATGGTCAGTGCCCGATTCCGTTTCTCCTCCCACGTCTTTTGCCTGCTGGCAGCCACATTTTCTCTGATCCCTCAGTGGAGCCTCCGGGCAGCCGATGGAACCTGGATCTTCACGACTGGAGGAAGTTCAAACTGGAGTGAAGCTGCCAAATGGAGCGGCACGATTGCAGACGGTGCCGGTTTCACGGCTTTCCTGGCCAACGCCAACTTGGTCACGGCTGACCAGACCATTGTCTTGGACACCTCCCGCATCCTTGGCGCCATCCGCCTCGGTGACAACAACAGCACAGACCGCCGTGCGCTGACCATCAGTTCATCGGGCGGGACCACGCTGACGTTCGACAACACGCCCAATGGAGCCAATGCCAGCCTCGTGCAGATCAGCACCAGTGCGGGGGATACGATCTCTGCGCCGGTGGTGCTCAATAGCTCGCTGGATGTCATGAACACCGCGCCGGACCGCACCCTGACCATCTCGGGGGCGATCTCTGCAGGGACGACGGGTCTTAAAGTGATCACGAATAAAGGGGTCAGTTCGCCCGCTCTTACGACCAATCCCTTTGCAACCAACGTGGGCACGGGCCCTGTTACCTTGAGCGGCATCATCAGCGACGGTTTGGGCCAAGTGGCCATCGTGCAAAACAGCCCTGGCAACAGCACCCTGGCCCTCAATGGGGCCAACACTTTCACGGGTGGTGTGACGCTGAATGAAGGCACCCTCACCTTGGGTAATGCCACCTCTCTAGGAGCGACCAGCGGCAAACTGGTAATCAACAGCGGTTATTTGAACTCCAGCATCGCTAATTTGGCCCTGACCACCAACAACCCGGTGGAGATCAACGGTAGCTTTTCCTTCTTCGGTTCACAGAGTCTCAACCTGGGCACGGGAGCGGTGACCTTCAGTGACAACATCAACATCACCTCCAATAGCAACCAACTTACCCTTGGCGGCAACATCAGCGATGGTGGCAACGGCTACAGCCTCACGAAGACCGGCCAGGGGCGAGTTTACCTCACGGGCACCAACACCTACACGGGTGGCACCACGGTGAATGCGGGCTTCCTGATCGTGAACAAGAATGCTGCGCTGGGCGGGACCGGCCGCAATGTCGCGGTGAACTATGGTGCCACACTCGCCGCGAACTACGCCATCGATCAAGCCTTTGTGGATCGTGTGGACACGGCCTCCGTTGGCACTTTGGCGCTTTGGACCAACAGCGGTGGGGCGCTCAACCTTTCGGCTTTCCCCAACATGCGTCTGGGCTCTGGGAACAATGCCACTTACTCCGGCACCCTCACCCCTCATGGCACGACCTTTCGCCTGGGTGGTGGCAGCTCCACCCTCACTGTCTCCAGCGCTTTGACGGGTGCAGGCAATTCGTTGGAAGTGGGCATTCAGGGCAGCAGCGTGGGGAATGTGACCCTCAGCGGTAACAACACCTATGGTGGCAGCACCACCGTGCGTGGCCCAGCGGTGCTCCAGCTCAATGGTAACACGGGCCGCATCGCCGACACTTCAGATTTAGTCATGGCGGGCAACGGCACCTTCCGTTACGATAATACAGGAGCGACTGCCGCCATCAGTGAAACGCTCGGCGTGCTGCGACTTGAGGTCGGAGACTCGACGGTCCTTTCTCAGCGCACCCTCGCCTTTGATAGCACGCTCACCTTCGCGAGCTTTAACCGTTCCAGCGGAGCCACCGTCAATTTCACCGTGGGTGGTACAGGAGCGACCACCGCTTTGCAAAAGGTAGCGTTTGCCTCGGCTCGCACCGCAGGTGCTTTCATGGACGCTGGTCTTTTTGTCAGCGGAGCCAACTACGCCGCCTACGATGTGGGCGGGTTTGTCCGCGCACTCGATTACACGACGGATAGCAACACGGCGAGCGTGGGCGCCGGGGCTACCCTGGCAACGGGCAGCGGTAAGCATGTGAATCTCACGGGCAGTCTTTCGGCCCAGACCACGGACAGCATCGAGACTTTGCGCATCAGCAATGCTTCCAATGTCAGCCTTGCCTCTGGGGCCACGCTGACGGTTTCTGCGGGTGGTATTCTGAAATCTGGAGCCTCTACGGCAACCATTGATGGCGGCACGGGCATCACGGTTGGCGGTGGCAGGGAACTGGTCATCCGCGCGGATGTCGGGGCGGATCAGTTGAACCTCACGTCCAACATCCTTTCCACCACAGGCGCGCTGACCAAGTCGGGCGCAGGCATTGTGGCCCTGGCAGGCACGAATGCCTACACCGGACAGACCACCGTGAATGCGGGCACGCTGCGCATCCTCGGCTCCCAGGCCCTGGGCAGTGGAGATGTGGCGCTGAACGGAGGCACCCTGGACCTGCGTGCGAATGGCACCCTGCCTAACAATGGAGGCACCCCGGAGACCTTCACGTTCGGCCAAAATGTCGTGGTGGGGGCAGATGCCACCATCGCCGTCAATACGCTGGCGGGGACGAGCACTCAGGCCAACAAGACCATTCGCATGGGGAACCTGAGCATCGGCGGCAATGTGCTGACGGTGACCAACAACAACGGCTACGGCCTGGAGTTCTCCGGCACGACGACCCTGAGCCCGGGTGCCACGGGCAACACCGTTCTCAACTTGGCCACGGCCAAACCTTCAAACCTCATCCAGGCATTGACGCTCAGTGGCAAGGTGACGGGTAGCTCGCAATTGACCCTACGCGGTGCCGGCATGGTTCAGCTCACCAACAGCAGCAATGACTTCGTGGGGAACATCCTCATTACCGGCGGGGGCCTCGCCGTCTCCAGCGATGGCGCTTTGGGCAATGCGGCTAACCAAGTGCTGATGACGGATTCCAACAGCACCTCGACTTTCCGTGCCCTCGAAACCTTCGCGACCAGTCGCAGCTTCACCTTGGGCAACAACGCGGCCACCAACAACATCTTCCAGGTGGTCGCAGGCAAGACCTTCACTCTCAACAGCGCTTTCCTTGGCAACAACGGCTTTGTGAAGTCTGACAACGGCACCTTTGAAATCAATGCGGCGAACACAGGCTGGGACGGCACGGTGATCGTCCAGGACGGCGTTCTCAAAATCTCCAACTCAGCGGCCTTAGGCAGCACGGTGGGCACCACTTGGGTGAACAACCAGGAGACGGCCCTGCATCTCAATGGCGGGCTGAGTGGCATCACCGTAGCGGACAAACTGTACCTGTTTTCTTCGGGTCTCAACAGCACCGGTGCCTTGCTCAGCCTCACGGGCAGCGGGGCCAATACAGTCTCGGGTGACATCGTGCTGAATGGCACGGCGGCTATTGGGGTAGAAGCAGGCAGCACGCTGAATCTCACCAGTGCCAACGCCATCACGGCCAATGCAGATCTCACCCCCTCGGGCACCATCACTTCAAACACTTTTTCACTGACGCTCACCGGCGCTGGCAATGGCACACTCGCCAGTCCTATTGCCACCGGGGCCAGCACACTCATCAAGATGGGCACCGGTACCTGGACGCTCACGGGCACCAGCACTTTTACTGGCACGACCCTTGTGAACAACGGCACCCTGGTGCTGAGCGGAACCACTGGAAAAATCGCCGGTGGGGCTGCCGTGCAGCTCAGCCCAGGGGCTACCCTGGTGCTGGATAACCGATCAGGCCATCTGGATAACCGGCTGGGAACTCGAGGCGTCCATTTCGGCGGCAATCTCACCATCCTTGGCGATGCCAGCGCGCCGACTTTGGAAACCATCACCAGCAGCAACTTGTCAACGGGCAACACCGCTGGTGTGCTGACCTTGGATGCAGATCCTAGCCAGTCGCTGACGTTGCAGGTGAATAGCGGCAGCTTCTCTCGCAGCGCGCAGGGCACGGCGCTTTTTCGTGGTGATAATTTGGGCAACACCCCAGGTGCGGGTGTGGCGACGATGAAAGCCACCACGGCCCCTACCTTTGTGGGTCAAACAGGTGCAGCGGGCACGGCCAGTCGCGGTATCCTGCCCTGGGCGATTGTGGATCAATCCATCACGGGTTCAGGCACCGCCTTTGCCACCTACGATTCCGTCCGTGGGATCATAGCGCTGAATGCCGTGGCGGGTGAGGAACTGGGTCATCTTCAGGCAGGGACCAATGTGGCGCTGGAAGCTGGCCGAGTCGGGTTGGGAGCTTACTCCATCAACTCGCTGAATCTTCGCAGCTCTGGTGGCGTGGAACTGAACCCCATGCAGACGCTGAATATTGAAAGTGGCGGCCTCTTGGCCTTTACAGGAAATTCGGGCATCCAGGGCGGTCTGCTTTCCACCAGTTCCAACCGCGAGTTGATTGTCCATGGACTGGGAGATCTGGAGATCGGCTCCGTCATTACGGGCACCACGGGTGGCCTAACTAAGACCGGTGCGGGAACCCTCAGTCTCACCGCTTCCAATCTCTACACGGGCGCTACCACCGTGAATCAGGGCACCCTGAAACTGGCAGGCGGCCATCAAACCCTCCTGGCCGGGCAGCCTCTCAATGTCAACACCGGCGGGACACTGGATCTCAACGGCACCACGCAAATGGTGGGTGCCCTGCGCAGCCTGGGCAGCACGGCGGGTGAAACGCCCATGACGGGTGGCATCATCACCTCCACCAACAGCTCCTCCACGCTTGTGATCAATGAGACCACCAGCACCACTTTTGCCGGACAGATCACGGGAGAGGTGACCTTGATCCGCTCCAATGGCAACACGCTGAACCTCACCAATGAAAACAGTTACACAGGCCCCACGGTCTTGAATGGCGGGGTCACCAGCCTGCGTGATGGCGGCAAGATCACGGAGTCTTCCAGCCTGGATCTCAGCTACGGCGCGCTGCGCTTTGAAAACAATTTCCTGACCGACGATGCAAACCGGCTGGCGGATGACATTGGCATCACTCTGCGCGGTGGCACCCTCAGCCTGTATGGCCGTGGCGGCTCCATGGCATCGGAAACGGTGGGCCTCGTGAGCCTCGCTCAGGGCAGCAACATCATCACCGCTGCGACAGGTAGCAATAATGGTAGCCTGATGCCGCAGTCGGCCACGCTGACGCTTTCAGGCTTCACGCGGGATGCCGATGCCGCAGCGACGGTGAACTTTGGCCAGAGCTACTCGGGCACCAGTTCGGAACGTCTGGGCCTTGTGGCCAGCACCGGTGGTTCTTCAGAAAATATTGTGGTTACGGGTGGGCTTGCTACGACCAACAACATCGTGGGTCCATGGGCGATCGTGACGAACTACTTCAACACCAATGCGGCGGAGTTTGCCGGTTATGACACTGCCGGTGGAGTCGGTGCCTTGAATACGGTGGGCTTTGCCGGTTACGATGGCAGTGCCCTGCCAGCCACCAGCCAACCGACGCAAAACATTCGTCTGGCGGCCTCGGGTGCCGTGGCGGCAAGCGGCCTCAACATCAACTCGCTTAACTTCATTGGAACTACGGCCACCCCGGCTCCGGTGATCAGCTTTGCGAATGCCACAGACGTGCTGAATCTCACCAGTGGGGGCCTTTCCGCCAGCATGGAAAATGATGTCACTTTCACCCCGCAGATCGGCACCACGCCTAACCAGGGAAGAATCACGGCGGGTGGGATCAATCCTGGAGACACCACCGACCTCTTCATTTTTTATCAGAACAAAGCCACTGCGAACCTCTTCACCATCAATTCGGCGATCATTGACAACCCCACCAACAACCAAGCGGTGCGCTTAGTGGTCTGGGGTGGTGTGTTTGGCCAGTTCCCAGTGGTGCTAAATAGCAACCTGAACAGCTACACCGGCGGCACCGTGGTGAACGGTCAGATCCTTCAGATCGGCACGGCGGGTGCAGCGGGAAATCTGCCTGCGGGAGGGCTGACCCTCAATGGAGGCACCGTCACTCAAATCAATGGCACCATCGCCGCCCAAGACGTGACCTTGAATGGTCCCTCGGTCCTGACCCTCACGGGTAGCAACACGCTGAACAATGTGACCTTTAACAACACGGGTGGCAGCACCAACCCAGCCATCAACGTCGGCAGTGGGACGCTGACACTGGGCGGAAACATCGAGGTCACTTCCTCCAATGTGAGCAGCACGGCGACCATCTCTGGGGGCACGCTGAGTCTTGGCGGCAGCACCCGCACCGTGGACGTCGCGGCCATTCGGTATGCTGAAGCTGCACTCTCGCCTGAACAGGCGGCGTTGAACATTTCCAGCGCCATCACGGGCACGGGAGCGGGCCTGATCAAAACGGGTGACGGCTTCTTGCAACTGAGCGGAGCCAGCACCTTTTCCGGTGGGGTGGATCTCCAGTCTGGTGGGCTGGTCATCGGAGCCAGCACGACGGGTACGGTGACCAGCGGCCCTCTGGGCACTGGCACTTTGACCCTGGGCCAAGACACCACGTTGACGGCCGATGGCACCGCCCGCACCGTTTCCAATGCCGTGGCAGTCGGCGGTGACTTTACCCTGGGCGTGCGCGGCCCCGCAGTGCCCGCAGCGTTGACTCTCTCTGGTGCCATCGCCTGGGGCAGCAGCTTGCGCACCGTCACCGTGAATAGTGGCCCTGGCACCTTGCAGACGATCTTCGGCACGATCACTGGCAGTGGCGGCCTGGTGAAGACGGGCATCGGCACTCTCGCCCTGACAGGCAACAACACCGCTTCGCTGGACTGGCGTGCAGAGGGCGCGGTGACCGTGGAAAATGGCAGCCTTCGAATCAACAATGACAACTCCCTGGGCGCGGCCCCGGTGACAGCCACTCCGGATAACATCGTGCTCAACGGCGGCTCTCTTTCCGTGGGGGCTAACGTCACGCTCAACTCGAACCGCGGCATCGCGTTGGGAGAGGCCGGCGGCACTGGCACTGGGATTCTGGACGTGGTGAACACCGCAGAAACCCTGGGTTATGCCGGGATCATCACCGACAACGGAACAGGTGCAGACAACCTGCTTAAAACCGGCACCGGCACCCTGTTGCTGAGCGGGGTCAACACCTACACGGGTAACACCACCATCGCCGCGGGCACGCTCACCCTCGGGGCGACCGGCTCGCTGAATGATTCTGCCAGGATCAGTGTCCTCACGGGCGCGACCTTCAACGTGAATGCCGTCAGCGGTGGTTTCCAGCTACAGGCCGGCCAGATTATGGAAGGTGGGGGCAGCGTGACGGGGGCCATTTCCGCCCTCAGTGGTTCCATCATTGCCCCAGGTTCGAGTGTGAATGATGCGGCGGAAAGGCTCAGCTTTGGCACCGGGCTCAACCTCGCCAGCGGCTCCACCCTGCAACTGCAGATCACGACCGCCAGCTTCACCAGCACCAACAACTTCGGCGGCAATGCCTACGGTTCCTTGGGCTACAACAACTACATCATCGCCAATGCGGGGGGCCTCGGAAACCACGATCAGGTGAGCATCACCGGCACGCTGGATCAGGCGACTGGAGCAAAAATCCAGGTGCTATCTCTGAACTTCACACCGCAGAATGGCCAGATCTTCAACCTCGTGGACTGGACCACGGCCTTCAATAGCTCGACCAACTTGGGACCTGACGCCCGTTTCGGCGACCTGGATGCTGGCTTGGATCTGGACCTGCCAGATATATCCGGCTCGGGCCTGTTCTGGGATACCAGCCACTTTGCCACCCTCGGAGTCGTTGTGGTGGTGCCAGAGCCGGGGCGCGCGATGCTGCTGCTGCTCGGGCTCATGGCCTTGTTCGGCACCCGCCGTCGTGGCCGGCTCATCTAA
- a CDS encoding response regulator transcription factor, giving the protein MAETPPTLHVWLVEDHKVYGERLMRALNRLDDLRCTQRFTACEDAFAALVEHPAPDVLLLDVELPGVSGIEGIARLRQLAPKAAIVILTVFEDDEKIFRAICAGAAGYLLKTSGTEDIATAIRSAAAGGSPINPRIARRVLEMLSKANEPPRDYGLTPREHDILQLLVQGHTIKEAAAQLGIGYYTADEYIRSVYEKLQVRSRGSAIAKAINERLV; this is encoded by the coding sequence ATGGCTGAAACTCCACCCACCCTCCACGTCTGGCTTGTCGAAGATCACAAAGTCTATGGCGAGCGGCTCATGCGTGCACTCAACCGTCTGGATGACCTGCGCTGCACCCAGCGTTTCACCGCCTGTGAAGATGCTTTCGCCGCTTTAGTCGAGCACCCAGCCCCTGATGTCCTGCTGCTGGACGTGGAACTGCCTGGCGTGAGCGGCATCGAAGGCATCGCCCGGCTGCGCCAGCTCGCGCCGAAGGCGGCCATCGTCATTCTCACCGTTTTTGAAGATGATGAGAAAATCTTCCGCGCCATTTGCGCCGGAGCTGCGGGTTATTTGCTCAAGACGTCCGGCACCGAAGACATAGCCACGGCCATTCGTTCCGCGGCCGCCGGGGGCTCACCCATCAATCCGCGCATCGCCCGTCGGGTATTGGAAATGCTTTCCAAGGCCAACGAACCCCCGCGTGACTATGGCCTGACTCCACGCGAGCATGACATATTGCAACTGTTGGTCCAAGGCCACACGATCAAGGAAGCGGCCGCGCAGCTTGGCATCGGCTATTACACGGCTGATGAATACATCCGCAGTGTCTATGAAAAGTTACAGGTACGCAGCAGGGGCAGCGCGATTGCCAAGGCGATCAATGAGCGATTGGTTTAG